In Oncorhynchus tshawytscha isolate Ot180627B linkage group LG01, Otsh_v2.0, whole genome shotgun sequence, the genomic stretch cttggtggttccaaacgtcttccatttaagaatgatggaggccactgtgttcttggggaccttcaaagctgcagacatttttggtacccttcccctgatctgtgcctcgacacaatcctgtctcagagctctacggacaattccttcgtcctcctgtcttggtttttgctctgacaccggtgggaccttataaagacaggtgtgtgcctttccaaatcatgtccaatcaattgaatttaccacaggtggactccaatcaagttgtagagacatctcaaggatgatcaatggaaacagaatacacctgagctcaattttgagtctcatagcaaagggtctgaatacttatgtaaataaggtatctgttttttttatttcaatacatttgtataaatctctaaaaacctgttttcgctttgtggggtattgtgtgtagatatctGAGGATTGTTTTTTATTTcgtccattttagaatgaggctgtaatgtaacaaaatgtggaaaaagccaaggggtctgagtactttccgaaggccCTGTATGTCCTCAGCGGGGACTGTGAGTATGTAGCCCACATTGTCATCAGGGGCTCTCATCGGCAGCTCAGGGTCATTGTGCTCCAACCGTGAGAAAAAGGTGTTTAACTCATCCGGTATGGTGTCGTTGGTGAccgcgatgtggctggttttctttttgtaatccgtgatcgcTAGGAGCCTCTGCCACATATGTTTTGTGTCTGACCTGATGAATTCctcctccactttgtccctagACTTCTGTTTCGCCATCTTGATCAATCTGCGTAGGTCGTATTAGTActgtttaacttctctagggtagggggcagcattgggaattttggatgaaatatgcatataattagtacatttggatagaagacactctgaagtttctgaaactgtttgaatgatgtctgtgagtataacataactcatatggcaggcaaaaacctgagaaaaaatccaaccaggaagtgggaaatctgaggcttgtagttttttaactcagcccctattgaatttacagtgggatattggttatgttgcaatTCCTaaggattccactagatgtcaacagtctttagaaacttgtttgatgcCTCTACTCTGAAGTGAGGCTGAATGGGAGGGGATTGAGTCAGGTGTCTGCCAGCAGCCTCGACATCAGTCTCGCGCTCCTGTGAGAGCGAGCTCTATTCCATTGCGTCTCtagagacaaaggaattctccagttggaatattattgaagatttatgttaaaaacatcctaaagattgattctataattAGTTTGACAGGTTTCtaaggactgtaatggaacttttggacatttcgttgCAACTGGTGGACGTGCTGGTGACATTGCAACTGGTGGACGTGCTTCGTGAGtgtggatttgtttaccaaacgggCTAACAAAAAGgatgtatttggacataaatgatggacattatcgaacaaaacaaacatttaatgtggacCTGGGAtgcctgggagtgcattctgatgaacatcatcaaaggtaagtgaatatttataatgctatttctgactaatgttaactccaacatggcggatatcaaTTTGGCTTGATTTTGTcgtctgaacgctgtactcagattattgcatggtttgctttttctgtaaaggttttttaaaatctgacacagcggttgcattaaggagatgtttatctaaagttccatgtataatattCGTATCtatatcaatgtttattatgagtatttaaTTATGtatgtaatttgatgtggctctctgcaaaaatcactgcatgttttggaactactgaacataacgctccaatgtaaactcagatttttggatataaatatgaactttacagaacaaaacatacatgtattgtgtaacatgaagtcctatgagtgtcatctgatgaagatcatcaaaggttagtgattcattttatctatatttctgctttttgtgactcctctctttggctggaaaaattgctgggtttttctgtaagttggtggtgacctaacataatcatttgtggtgctttcgctgtaaaacattttcagAGACTGTGTCTGGTTTAaagagaattttatctttaaaaaggtgtaaaatacatgtatgtttgaagAATTTTAATTCTGTGATTTTTAACAAATTTgacgccctgcagtttcactggctgttgacaggTGAGACACTACCGTCCCACGTACCCTATAGAGGTTAACCATACTATTGTCcccagtaactctctctctcagtttttcTACAAGGCTGCTATCGATCCACGGATTGTGATTTGGTTAAGTTTTGAAAGACAGTGTCAGCATCACATCCATTTTTTTATGAACCAGGTGACTGAGTCTGCAAATTCATTGATGCCATCTTCAGATGCGATCAGGACATATTCCAGTCCACATGATCAAAACAGTCTTGGAGCATGAATTCTGATTGGTCTGACCAATACTTTACAGAACTTACCACCAGAACTTCCCTCGAGTTTTTGTTTGTTGGCAGGGAGAAGCAAGaaggagtcatggtcagatttgccgaaagggcCTTATACCCGTAAAAAGTTAGGCCTAATTGGGTGTGATCGGGATCGGTGTGTATAGTGTACATGCAGTACCTGCAGCAGCAGTCTCTCGAAAGCCAGGCAGGTGTCCCAGCGTGGCAGGGTGGGGTGGCGGAGGGTCTGGGCGGTGGCCAGGCCCAGCTGGAGCACCCCACAGTGACTCTCTAGAGCCCCCCCAGCTACTTTTAAACAGCTGCACGTAGGAACACAGCTGCTCCGGGGTTACACGGCCTGAAAGGGGGACAAGAACATAGACATCAGACATGAGGAAATTATATGAATTTCCTAtttatacagtggttcctcctttaacaATTGCGAGCTTATGCCGCGGGATtcagaggtaatttgtggtttagtacggtaccttgctacaccacttcattgctccagaccagcgcaagggggagttagagcactgattatgcttttgggtcctactgtgtctctaactgacaatgaattgGCGACATGAACCTAAaaagaaactgataattgtgcacgacttcagtattacttactattttatttttaatttcacctttatttaaccaggtaggccagttgagaacaagttctcatttacaactgcgacctggccaagataaagcaaagcagtgcgacacatacaacaacacagagttacacataaacgaacgtacagtcaataacacaagagaaaaatctatgtacagtgtgtgcaaatatagAAGGGTAGGGAGGTAAGTCAATAAATTGGCTATAGaggagaaataattacaatttggcattaacactggagtaatagatgtgcagatgatgatgtgcaagtagagatactgggatgcaaaagagcaagaggataaataacaatatggggatgaggtagttgggtgtgctatttacagattggctgtgtagaggtacagtgatcggtaagctgctctgacagcagtacttaaagttagagagggagatataagactccagcttcagtgatttttggcagcagagaactggaaggaaaggcggccaaattaagtgttggctttggggatgacaagcgaaatatacctgctggagagcgtgctatgggtgggtgttgctatggtgaccagtgagctgagataaggcggtgctttacctagcaaagacttatatatgacctggagccagtgtgtttggcgacaaatatgtagtgagggccaaccaacgagagcatgcaggtcgcagtggtggatagtatatggggctttggtgacaaaacggatggcactgtgatagactacatccagtttgcgcAGTAGAGTTTTGGAGACTAttctgtaaatgacatcgccgaagtcaaggatcggtaggacagtcagttttacgagggtatgtttggcagcatgagtgaaggaggctttgttgcgaaataggaagcaaatTCTATATTTATAGaatggattggagatgcttaatgtgagtctggaaggagagtttacagtctaacaagatacctaggtatttgtagttgtccacatcttctaagtcagaactgtccagagtagtgatgctagtcgggaaGGCGGGTGCAGGGAACAAATCAGTTGAAgatcatgcatttagttttactagcatttaaaagcagttggaggccacggaaggagtgttgtatggcattgaagcttgtttggaggtttgttaacacagtgtcttaagaagggccagatgtatacagaatggtgtagtctgcgtagaggtggatcagagaatcaccagcagcaagagc encodes the following:
- the LOC112249076 gene encoding sec1 family domain-containing protein 2-like, which gives rise to METMLASKQKEAVMEVRRQLVEAASKENLPIKMCLGRVTPEQLCSYVQLFKSSWGGSRESLWGAPAGPGHRPDPPPPHPATLGHLPGFRETAAAGSRRL